Below is a genomic region from Vibrio cortegadensis.
TTTAGAGTAAAAGCGGACTTGAGAAATGAGAAGATAGGCTTTAAAATCCGCGAACATACTTTGAAACGTGTACCGTATATGCTCGTTTGTGGTGACCAAGAAATGGAAGCCGGCGAAATTGCAGTACGTACCCGTAAGGGCAAGGACTTAGGCAAGTTTAAAGTGGATGACTTTATTTCATACATCCAAGCCGAAGTTTCAAGCCGTAAGCTCAATCTGGAGGAATAGCTATTAAAGGCGGAAGACGTGGCCAACAACCGGCCAATCAAAACCAGCACCGTTTAAATGGTGACATTCGTGGCGTACGTGAAGTTCGTCTAACTGGCGCTGACGGAGAACCCGTTGGTGTAGTTTCAATTGCTGAGGCACTTGAAGCAGCTAATGAAGCTGGTATGGATCTTGTAGAGATCAGCCCTAACGCCGAGCCGCCAGTTTGTCGTGTGATGGACTACGGTAAGTTCCTCTTCGAGAAGAGCAAAGCTGCGAAAGAGCAGAAGAAGAAGCAAAAACAGGTCCAGATTAAGGAAATAAAATTCCGTCCTGGGACTGATATTGGAGACTATCAGGTAAAACTACGCAACCTGACTGGTTTCCTAGAAGACGGCAACAAAGTGAAGGTAACAATTCGCTTCCGTGGTCGCGAAATGGCCCACCAAAGCATCGGTGTTGACGTTCTTAATCGTTTGAAAGCGGATACTGAAGAATTTGCAGTAGTCGAATCTTTCCCAACGAGAATAGAAGGTCGCCAGATGATTATGGTATTGGCGCCGAAGAAGAAGTAATTAAAGGCCTACAAGTAATATAGCGTCACTGCTGTTTACAGCGGTGACGTTTTATTCGCCCTAATTACTATGTTTATTAACAACTAACAATGCGGAGTCTTCATCATGCCTAAGATGAAAACCAACAAAGGTGCTGCTAAGCGTTTCAAGAAAACTGCTGGTGGCTTCAAGTTTAAGCACG
It encodes:
- the infC gene encoding translation initiation factor IF-3 produces the protein MKGGRRGQQPANQNQHRLNGDIRGVREVRLTGADGEPVGVVSIAEALEAANEAGMDLVEISPNAEPPVCRVMDYGKFLFEKSKAAKEQKKKQKQVQIKEIKFRPGTDIGDYQVKLRNLTGFLEDGNKVKVTIRFRGREMAHQSIGVDVLNRLKADTEEFAVVESFPTRIEGRQMIMVLAPKKK